One part of the Leptolyngbya sp. FACHB-261 genome encodes these proteins:
- the fbp gene encoding class 1 fructose-bisphosphatase: MVDNTQLPPAQELAISRDLMTLSRHVLQQVGGGSYDAQAQDLSALMGRIALAGKLISRHLSRSGLVEDALGSTGSVNVQGEEVKKMDQYANRIFIRALEQSGLVCRLASEEMEKPYYIPENCPVGRYTLLFDPIDGSSNIDVNLAVGSIFSVRQQEGNDETGEALDLLQDGRKQLAAGYILYGSGTVLVYTIGKGVHSFYLDPSLGEFILVQENIQVPSTGNTYSINEGNFCSWPESIRQYVMHLHRTPGYTSRYSGALVADMHRILMLGGVYLYPGTESHPDGKLRLLYETAPMAFLMEQAGGRASTGTQNVLDVIPKKLHQRTPLIIGSPDDVALVESFVGSGASAQEPVQVSELRR, translated from the coding sequence ATGGTGGATAACACGCAACTACCTCCTGCCCAGGAACTGGCGATTAGCCGTGACCTGATGACTTTGTCACGCCATGTGCTACAGCAAGTGGGCGGTGGCAGTTATGACGCTCAGGCGCAGGATCTCAGCGCTTTGATGGGGCGCATCGCCCTAGCAGGCAAACTCATCTCTCGCCATCTCAGCCGTTCAGGTCTAGTAGAAGATGCCCTTGGTTCAACCGGCTCGGTGAACGTGCAGGGCGAAGAAGTCAAAAAGATGGACCAGTACGCCAATCGGATCTTCATTCGCGCCTTGGAGCAGAGTGGCTTAGTCTGCCGTCTAGCCTCAGAGGAGATGGAGAAACCCTATTACATCCCCGAAAACTGCCCGGTTGGACGCTACACCTTGCTGTTTGACCCCATTGATGGGTCCTCCAACATTGATGTGAATCTGGCGGTTGGCTCTATTTTCTCGGTGCGTCAGCAAGAAGGCAATGACGAAACTGGCGAAGCCTTAGATCTGTTGCAGGACGGGCGCAAGCAACTGGCTGCAGGCTATATCCTGTACGGCTCCGGCACCGTGTTGGTCTACACAATTGGTAAGGGGGTCCACTCGTTCTACCTGGATCCCAGCTTGGGTGAATTTATTCTGGTCCAAGAGAATATTCAGGTTCCATCGACGGGCAACACCTACAGCATTAACGAGGGCAATTTCTGCTCTTGGCCAGAGTCAATTCGTCAGTATGTTATGCATTTGCACCGGACCCCCGGCTACACCTCCCGCTACTCCGGAGCGTTGGTGGCCGATATGCATCGCATTTTGATGTTGGGTGGGGTGTATTTGTATCCCGGCACTGAAAGTCACCCCGATGGCAAGCTGAGACTGCTCTACGAAACCGCACCGATGGCCTTTTTGATGGAACAGGCTGGCGGTAGGGCCAGCACTGGCACTCAAAACGTGCTCGACGTGATCCCGAAGAAACTCCATCAACGGACGCCGCTTATTATCGGTAGCCCGGACGATGTAGCTCTAGTGGAATCTTTCGTAGGCTCGGGGGCATCGGCTCAAGAACCTGTTCAAGTCAGCGAACTCAGAAGGTAA
- a CDS encoding tetratricopeptide repeat protein gives MKVSLTSTQFGLSRPVQLRTGLRIRRRPHARVSSLHQRSLSRLTQIRLRRSITALTEQIQTCPSVSLYNQRGNLYAILGQYSDALTDYDEALCLNPEDISTYINQGMIFRLLGEFELAITSFDYALMLSEQRKLKPALLKAHAYAESGLARHQMGDWNLAAGHYRRALDLIEADQSAEAEAVRRRVYARLASMGIFPDA, from the coding sequence ATGAAGGTTAGTCTTACTTCTACCCAATTTGGTTTGTCCCGGCCAGTCCAGCTACGGACAGGTCTGCGCATCCGTCGTCGTCCCCATGCACGGGTTTCATCCCTACACCAGCGTTCACTGTCTCGCCTGACGCAAATTCGCTTGCGTCGCTCGATTACCGCTCTCACCGAGCAAATCCAAACCTGCCCCAGTGTCAGCCTCTACAACCAACGAGGCAATCTCTACGCCATTCTCGGCCAGTATAGTGATGCACTTACTGACTACGACGAAGCCCTCTGCCTAAACCCCGAGGACATCAGCACCTACATCAACCAGGGCATGATTTTCCGCCTTCTAGGCGAGTTTGAACTGGCAATCACCAGCTTTGACTACGCGCTCATGCTCTCGGAGCAGCGCAAGCTCAAGCCTGCACTGCTCAAGGCTCATGCCTACGCTGAGTCTGGCCTAGCTCGGCATCAGATGGGGGACTGGAACTTGGCTGCCGGTCACTACCGTCGAGCATTGGATTTGATTGAGGCCGATCAATCAGCTGAGGCCGAAGCGGTACGCCGTCGCGTTTATGCTCGTCTGGCCAGTATGGGCATTTTTCCAGATGCCTAA